Proteins from one Podospora pseudoanserina strain CBS 124.78 chromosome 1, whole genome shotgun sequence genomic window:
- a CDS encoding hypothetical protein (EggNog:ENOG503PB0P; COG:S), translating into MTSVHHGNNLIGDSIEHDVHPDRVTVMIRDNLPELQSILFSFTSRVTGRSWMLTTVLQPPASTSRRPRVQMLGLPLMRADSCDYISSIPRRHLTWLSVTGPGSFVTLNMLKQRLMQIRGLETLHLRNFAERSFEFVSNERLPPLLELVLESYDWRHSLEESTNNWDFSQLKVLMLFSVKHLTSLFRVISQVPHRLETLVFDMEWGPEVIPSLHTLCECPSLHTVVVRLPPKLPTTDTDLLQQLQIPLKEAHDNLAYKLAAGIIHLLLRTRFGNTKWQDIYVLFGEWKMWDNAGLHPGYYFKYIGPVNEGMHIENLNKFDMQALLATMARMTGAGAEGATTLDDAKKKKARRPQPVGQSGDRMGFYHEVYGLRSLLASKPLDRISLSF; encoded by the exons ATGACATCGGTTCATCATGGCAACAATCTGATAGGGGACAGTATAGAACACGATGTCCATCCTGATAGGGTTACTGTGATGATTAGGGACAACCTCCCCGAGCTTCAGAGCATTCTCTTCTCATTCACCAGCAGAGTT ACAGGCCGCTCATGGATGCTTACAACAGTTCTTCAGCCACCTGCTTCGACGTCTCGTCGGCCCAGGGTGCAAATGCTGGGGCTTCCACTTATGCGGGCCGACAGTTGCGACTACATCAGCTCCATCCCCAGGAGGCATCTCACTTGGTTGAGCGTGACCGGACCGGGATCGTTTGTCACCCTCAACATGCTGAAGCAACGGCTCATGCAGATACGTGGTCTGGAAACACTCCACCTGCGCAATTTTGCCGAGCGTTCCTTCGAGTTCGTGAGCAATGAGAGATTGCCACCCCTTCTGGAGCTGGTTCTTGAGAGCTATGACTGGCGACACTCTCTGGAAGAGAGCACCAACAACTGGGACTTTTCTCAACTCAAGGTCCTCATGCTATTCTCGGTTAAGCATCTGACGAGCCTGTTCAGAGTCATCTCGCAAGTCCCGCACCGTTTGGAGACGTTGGTTTTCGACATGGAATGGGGCCCTGAAGTCATACCGAGTCTTCACACGCTTTGCGAATGTCCCAGTCTACACACGGTTGTGGTCCGCCTTCCGCCCAAGCTGCCAACCACCGACACAgaccttctccaacagctccagaTACCCCTCAAGGAGGCCCACGACAACCTCGCGTATAAGCTGGCCGCGggcatcatccacctcctgctCCGAACTAGATTCGGCAATACCAAGTGGCAAGACATCTATGTCCTGTTTGGGGAGTGGAAGATGTGGGATAACGCCGGGCTGCATCCAGGCTACTACTTCAAGTACATCGGCCCCGTCAATGAAGGGATGCACATTGAAAACCTCAACAAATTCGACATGCAGGCGCTGTTGGCAACAATGGCCAGAATGACGGGTGCTGGAGCAGAGGGTGCCACAACGCTGGACGAcgcaaaaaagaagaaggcaagaCGTCCCCAGCCTGTCGGGCAGAGTGGTGACAGGATGGGATTCTATCACGAGGTGTATGGTTTGCGCTCCTTGTTGGCGTCGAAGCCGTTGGATAGGAtttctttgtctttttga
- the lsm7 gene encoding U6 snRNP-associated protein Lsm7 (EggNog:ENOG503P56M; COG:A) — translation MSERPYQPRGGHRGGSGGGRGGPHRGGGNRGGGRGGHQNQQGQQHQGGSGDQTERPKKENILDLKKYMDKRITVKFNGGREVTGTLKGYDALMNLVLDEVQEAVRDDEGNETTRSLGLVVVRGTLLVVISPVDGSEVIANPFLQQEEMED, via the exons ATGAGCGAAAGACCCTACCAGCCCCGAGGCGGTCACAGAggagggagcggaggaggcaggGGAGGTCCTcatcgcggcggcggcaatcGGGGCGGCGGTCGCGGGGGTCACCAGAACCAGCAGGGACAACAGCACCAAGGCGGGTCCGGGGACCAGACGGAGCGTCCCAAGAAGGAGAATATTCTTGACCTGAAGAAGTACATGGACAAGAGGATTACGGTCAAGTTTAATGGCGGACGGGAGG TGACGGGTACGCTAAAGGGGTATGATGCGTTGATGAATTTGGTGCTGGATGAGGTTCAGGAGGCGGTCAGAG ATGACGAAGGCAACGAAACTACGCGATCGCTGGGTCTCGTGGTGGTACGCGGCACCCTTCTGGTTGTTATTTCTCCCGTGGACGGCAGCGAGGTGATAGCCAACCCGTTCttgcagcaggaggagatggaggattgA
- a CDS encoding hypothetical protein (EggNog:ENOG503NWIB; COG:S) produces the protein MMKNFSMNKVLGTIKKRNTSDSTTDIPAVVDPATEQPQDTAARCVKAFCESTGSSTGDDVIYLPAIVEAAVASPVAATESARLIRKFLSRDYWSRPACQYNAIMLIRILSDNPGPGFTRNFDKKFVDVCKDLLRAGRDSSVRQLLMETLDTFETSKGYDEGLNLIIAMWQKEKKKAYEAYSTTPSTYAIPRNHNVPPYPQQYPQQPPSQYPQPPHHHGHHHSSSRSSRHRLPDPIELANRLEEARTSAKLLEQLVASTPTQEVLANDLIKEFSERCTGASKSIQGYMSCENPAPDNDTMESLIDTNEQLQQALNQHHRAVLQAKKHLGEARSDNNTPVSPSSQQDQPPVPPRKPMGSGYGGNGFGVAGGAGFGPSGSSSRSNSNGKGKASAEPSYRTNNPNPAYGPSASMAGPSRSNTGTPAQQEDDPFRDPEPRLSTNNRRVSEDETPRLGYEPFHPGFGGGGAGNGSAGEQVGAGPSSKKNKDVEPVTPISDTTEEQDDAYTRAARERPTAGGSGSEQVVKDPGPLYRY, from the exons ATGATGAAGAATTTCAGTATGAACAAGGTGCTGGGCACCataaaaaagagaaata CCTCGGACAGCACCACCGACATCCCAGCCGTTGTCGATCCTGCAACTGAACAACCCCAAGACACTGCTGCGCGCTGTGTG AAAGCCTTTTGCGAATCAACAGGAAGCTCCACG GGCGACGATGTCATCTACCTACCTGCTATCGTCGAAGCCGCCGTTGCCTCGCCTGTCGCAGCGACCGAGTCCGCCCGATTGATCCGCAAGTTCTTGAGCCGCGACTACTGGAGCAGACCGGCGTGCCAGTACAATGCCATCATGCTCATCCGCATCCTCTCCGACAACCCCGGCCCTGGGTTCACCAGAAACTTCGACAAGAAGTTCGTCGATGTTTGCAAGGATTTGTTGCGCGCCGGTCGCGATTCCAGCGTTAGGCAGCTGTTGATGGAGACATTGGACACGTTCGAGACATCCAAGGGGTACGACGAGGGGCTgaacctcatcatcgccatgtggcagaaggaaaagaagaaggcctaCGAAGCATACTCA accacaccatccacctACGCCATCCCCCGCAACCACAACGTGCCCCCCTACCCCCAGCAgtacccccaacaacccccttcgcaatacccccaaccccctcaccaccacggccaccaccactcctctTCCCGATCCAGtcgccaccgcctccccgaCCCCATCGAACTCGCCAATCGCCTCGAGGAAGCCCGCACCTCCGCCAAGCTCCTCGAACAGCTCGTCGCCTCCACGCCCACCCAAGAAGTCCTCGCCAACGACCTCATCAAGGAGTTCTCCGAGCGCTGCACCGGCGCCAGCAAGTCCATCCAGGGGTACATGTCCTGCGAGAACCCCGCACCGGACAACGACACGATGGAGTCCCTCATCGACACCAACGAGCAGCTCCAGCAAGCTctcaaccagcaccaccgcgCCGTCCTCCAAGCCAAGAAACACCTCGGCGAGGCCAGATcggacaacaacacccccgtTTCCCCCTCGAGCCAACAAGACCAACCCCCTGTCCCGCCCAGAAAACCAATGGGGAGTGGCTATGGTGGGAACGGGTTTGGGGTAGCAGGCGGCGCGGGGTTTGGACCGTCAGGGTCGAGTTCAAGAAGCAACAGCAATGGAAAGGGGAAGGCATCTGCCGAACCGTCGTACCGGACGAATAACCCCAACCCGGCGTATGGACCTTCGGCGAGTATGGCTGGGCCGTCGAGGTCGAATACGGGTACTCCTGCGCAGCAGGAGGATGATCCGTTCCGTGATCCTGAGCCGAGACTCTCGACGAACAATAGGAGAgtcagcgaggatgagacGCCTAGGTTGGGGTATGAGCCTTTTCATCccgggtttggagggggaggggcagggaaCGGGAGTGCAGGGGAGCAGGTAGGGGCAGGGCCGTCGTcgaagaagaacaaggatGTTGAGCCGGTGACGCCCATATCGGATACGAcggaggagcaggatgaTGCGTACACCCGGGCCgcgagggagaggccgaCAgctggggggagtgggagtgagCAGGTGGTGAAGGACCCGGGGCCGCTGTACAGGTACTAG
- the ucp10 gene encoding UBX domain-containing protein 10 (COG:T; BUSCO:EOG09262E4T; EggNog:ENOG503NUGG), translating into MADGVEFDLGQLSSQQQEALQQYTDVTGQEIKDAVPLLERSQWNVQIAIAKFFDGDGPDLVAEAQAAQDNPRPAAARYENLHESFLDADDDRPRRTRSPRTEAAPRVVPQQPVSIRPRGLLSILLAPFSTTWSLTRGVLGVFGRIISFFFAFLPASFRPRYLGTTIRGLGQAHGRTATLPQEAARRFRREFEEAYGTHGLVFFEGGHAQALDTAKRDLKFFLMVLISPEHDDTDSFIRNTLLSPDVVSYISDPSNNIILWGGNVADPEAHQVANEYSCLKYPFSCLVCLTPKEGSTRMGIVKRLVGPMTPAAYLSGLQDAITKYSPDLNGVRAERAAQEHARNLRNEQDSAYERSLARDRERARQKREAEAAAAAAEKRALEEAERAARQEELRRQWRIWRATTVAPEPDTKDAVRLALNMPASAGGGRVIRRFASDTTLEELYAFVECYGLLQEGPLNEKAAEPEGYEHKYGFQVASVLPRETFHPSKTITIGQKMGRGGSLVVEDLIDEEEEE; encoded by the exons ATGGCGGACGGCGTTGAATTTGATCTGGGCCAGctctcctcccagcagcaggaggctCTTCAGCAATACACCGATGTCACAGGCCAAGAAATCAAGGATGCGGTGCCCTTGTTGGAGAGGTCACAGTGGAATGTCCAA ATAGCTATCGCCAAATTCTTTGACGGTGACGGGCCCGACCTGGTTGCTGAGGCCCAGGCTGCACAGGATAATCCTCGGCCAGCCGCGGCAAGATATGAGAACTTACACGAGAGCTTCCTGGATGCCGACGATGATAGGCCGAGACGAACGAGGTCCCCAAGAACAGAAGCTGCCCCACGAGTGGTGCCGCAGCAGCCGGTTAGCATCCGGCCCCGAGGACTACTGTCGATTCTTCTGGCGCCATTTTCAACCACATGGAGCTTGACGAGAGGTGTATTGGGTGTTTTTGGCCGGATCATCTCGTTCTTCTTCGCATTCCTACCTGCCTCGTTCCGGCCACGATACCTGGGTACGACCATCAGGGGCCTGGGCCAGGCTCATGGACGGACTGCGACACTGCCACAGGAGGCAGCCAGGAGGTTTCGGCgcgagtttgaggaggcaTACGGCACTCACGGCCTCGTGTTCTTCGAGGGAGGCCATGCCCAAGCTCTGGACACGGCAAAGAGGGACCTCAAGTTTTTCctgatggtgttgatatcgCCCGAGCATGACGACACCGACTCCTTTATTCGAAACACACTCCTCAGCCCCGATGTTGTCAGCTACATCTCGGATccctccaacaacatcatcctTTGGGGAGGAAACGTGGCCGACCCCGAAGCCCATCAGGTGGCCAACGAGTATTCCTGTCTCAAGTACCCCTTTTCGTGCTTGGTATGCCTCACCCCCAAGGAGGGCAGCACAAGGATGGGGATTGTCAAGCGTCTGGTCGGACCCATGACGCCAGCCGCTTACCTTTCTGGGCTCCAGGATGCGATTACGAAGTACTCTCCCGATCTTAACGGCGTGCGGGCTGAGAGGGCGGCCCAGGAACATGCCCGGAATCTGAGGAATGAGCAGGACTCTGCATACGAGAGGTCGCTAGCCCGTGACCGCGAGCGAGCCCGACAAAAGCGCGAGGCTgaggcggcagcggcagcggctgAGAAGCGTGCTCTGGAAGAAGCCGAAAGGGCAGCCCGGCAGGAGGAGCTACGGAGGCAGTGGAGAATTTGGCGGGCCACGACCGTTGCGCCGGAGCCGGACACGAAGGATGCCGTCAGGTTGGCTCTCAACATGCCGGCTTCCGCTGGTGGCGGGCGGGTCATCCGCAGATTTGCCAGCGACACCACATTGGAGGAACTTTATGCGTTTGTGGAGTGTTATGGCCTTCTACAAGAAGGACCTCTTAATGAGAAGGCGGCTGAGCCAGAGGGGTACGAGCACAAGTATGGCTTCCAAGTTGCATCGGTGCTACCACGGGAGACCTTCCACCCCAGTAAGACAATCACGATTGGGCAAAAGATGGGCCGGGGCGGAAGTCTTGTGGTTGAAGATTTAAtagacgaagaggaagaagagtag
- the PAN3 gene encoding PAB-dependent poly(A)-specific ribonuclease subunit 3 (BUSCO:EOG09261Q5L; COG:A; EggNog:ENOG503NWS9), which translates to MAASRYNSNDLRRQVGSPRSKGRDTKDTLCRNVVIYGHCRYMDTTCNFNHDQNKPASGPSDFLSKKSFNADSPSFTPSGQNLGQAKKTTLSSQAANAAPFTPRGVTASTQQNADLTMFNPAGAREFTPSGNTQNYELGNSNMGNGAAQDNGVFSDPFAMNSMAPALANNAPFNPYAGDPSAVSGAGAGFYSSGGAYASVPMQQPNYHLYQPYDAYRGELQPWQRSTYDYFIPAAMREEIQKKMFATQHTMPGLPKLENYHSLFSLDTSHRKNTACFGYHSWVYKAQKVTTGLHYVLRRLEGYRLSNDQSVMSVMRDWKNVRHENIVSFHETFTSQNFGDSSLIFVYDWHPLAKTLAEQHFSSPLGNNRQRYPAVPEGILWSYVCQIASALYYLHNKNLAARCLDLSKILVTEKSRIRLGSCAILDVVQYDHNRPIQELQGEDLVKFGKVILCLATGMPPNLLQSSNTKAALDSLVKYSRSLRDALQFLLSPVASNGQPHTIAHFLTMIAPQLAQQANNTLRENDEQQYWLAREIENGRIARNVMKLSAILERGDLGSQSNWSEVGDRFQLKLFRDYVFHRVDASGKPDLGLGHMLSCMSKLDAGVDEQIMLTSRDNETVFVITYRELRGMFERAFNELIKFSKSPGL; encoded by the exons ATGGCCGCATCACGGTACAACTCCAACGACCTGCGGCGGCAGGTCGGCTCGCCGAGATCGAAAGGACGAG ATACCAAGGACACCCTTTGCCGCAACGTTGTGATATACGGGCACTGCCGATACATGGACACGACCTGTAATTTTAACCACGACCAAAACAAGCCAGCTTCTGGCCCTTCCGATTT TCTTTCCAAGAAATCTTTCAATGCCGATTCACCTTCCTTCACGCCCTCGGGCCAAAACCTGGGGcaagccaagaagaccaCCCTTTCTTCTCAAGCAGCAAATGCTGCGCCCTTCACCCCTCGCGGTGTCACCG CGAGCACGCAGCAGAATGCTGATTTGACCATGTTCAACCCAGCTGGTGCGCGAGAGTTCACTCCGTCAGGCAACACACAGAACTATGAACTAGGAAACAGC AATATGGGGAATGGCGCAGCCCAAGACAATGGCGTTTTCAGCGATCCGTTTGCCATGAACTCAATGGCCCCTGCCCTTGCGAACAATGCACCTTTCAATCCCTACGCGGGTGATCCCAGCGCGGTCTCGGGTGCTGGGGCGGGCTTCTATTCTTCAGGGGGCGCGTATGCCTCTGTTCCCATGCAACAACCAAACTATCATCTGTATCAGCCGTACGATGCCTATCGAGGAGAGCTGCAACCTTGGCAGCGGTCCACCTATGACTATTTCATCCCAGCTGCCATGCGAGAGGAGATACAAAAGAAGATGTTTGCTACACAGCATACAATGCCGG GCCTGCCCAAGCTCGAGAACTACCACTCTCTGTTCTCACTGGACACCAGCCACAGGAAAAACACTGCCTGTTTTGGCTACCACAGTTGGGTGTACAAGGCTCAAAAAGTGACGACTGGGCTGCACTACGTCCTCAGACGTTTGGAAGGGTACCGCTTGTCAAATGATCAATCGGTTATGAGTGTGATGAGGGACTGGAAAAATGTCAGACATGAGAATATTGTGTCGTTTCACGAAACCTTTACTAGCCAAAACTTTGGCGACAGCTCCCTCATCTTTGTGTACGACTGGCATCCTCTTGCCAAGACGTTGGCCGAACAACACTTCTCTTCGCCCCTGGGGAACAACCGACAAAGATATCCCGCTGTGCCGGAAGGCATACTCTGGAGCTACGTTTGTCAGATCGCAAGCGCTCTCTATTACCTACACAACAAAAATCTTGCAGCACGGTGTCTGGACCTCAGCAAGATTCTCGTGACGGAGAAAAGCCGGATTCGACTGGGGTCATGTGCCATCTTGGATGTGGTGCAATATGACCACAACCGTCCGATTCAGGAGCTGCAGGGGGAGGATCTGGTCAAATTTGGCAAAGTCATTCTGTGTCTGGCCACGGGCATGCCTCCAAACTTGCTGCAGTCCAGCAATACGAAGGCAGCCCTCGACTCGCTGGTCAAATACTCGCGCTCCTTGAGGGACGCTCTGCAGTTCCTTCTATCACCAGTCGCGTCGAACGGCCAGCCACACACCATTGCACACTTTCTCACCATGATTGCGCCGCAGCTTGCTCAGCAGGCAAACAACACGCTCCGAGAAAACGACGAGCAGCAGTACTGGCTCGCTCGCGAGATTGAGAACGGCAGGATCGCACGCAATGTGATGAAGCTATCAGCCATACTGGAACGTGGCGATTTGGGCAGCCAGTCCAACTGGTCAGAGGTGGGGGATCGCTTTCAGTTGAAGCTCTTCCGCGACTATGTTTTCCACCGTGTGGATGCCAGTGGCAAGCCCGATCTTGGTCTGGGCCACATGTTGAGTTGCATGAGCAAGCTCGACGCTGGCGTGGATGAGCAAATCATGCTGACGAGCCGCGACAACGAAACGGTTTTTGTCATTACATACCGAGAACTCAGGGGCATGTTTGAGCGCGCGTTTAATGAGCTCATCAAGTTCAGCAAGTCGCCTGGGCTTTAA